From the Pectobacterium carotovorum genome, one window contains:
- the amtB gene encoding ammonium transporter AmtB encodes MKKRLSSLGLGVAALLPSWAMAATPTIDKADNAFIMICTALVLFMTIPGIALFYGGLIRSKNVLSMMTQVSVTFAMVCILWVVYGYSLAFSEGNAFFGGFSTFMLKGIGIESISGTFYQFVHVAYQASFACITVALIVGAIAERIRFSAVLIFVALWLTFSYLPMTHMVWGGGYLAADGALDFAGGTVVHINAAVAGLVGAYLLGKRAGFGKEAFKPHNLPMVFIGTAILYIGWFGFNAGSAGAANGIAALAFLNTVVATAAAILAWVGGEWMVRGKPSLLGACSGCIAGLVAITPAAGTVGVGGALIIGLAGGVAGLWGVTVLKRWLRVDDPCDVFGVHGVCGIVGCILTGVFSSASLGGVGYAEGVTMAHQVWVQLFSVIVCLVWSGVVAFVAFKVADMIVGLRVPEDQEREGLDVNSHGESAYNQ; translated from the coding sequence GCTGCAACACCGACGATTGATAAAGCGGATAACGCTTTTATTATGATTTGTACCGCGCTGGTACTCTTTATGACTATACCGGGCATTGCACTGTTTTATGGCGGCCTGATTCGTTCTAAGAACGTTCTGTCCATGATGACGCAGGTGAGTGTAACGTTCGCGATGGTTTGTATCCTGTGGGTGGTTTACGGATATAGCCTGGCTTTCAGCGAAGGTAACGCCTTCTTCGGTGGCTTCAGCACGTTTATGCTGAAAGGCATCGGAATTGAGTCCATTAGCGGCACCTTCTATCAGTTTGTGCACGTGGCGTATCAGGCTTCTTTTGCCTGTATCACTGTCGCGCTGATTGTTGGGGCGATTGCTGAGCGTATCCGTTTCTCTGCTGTGCTGATTTTCGTTGCTCTGTGGCTGACGTTCTCCTACCTACCGATGACGCACATGGTATGGGGCGGCGGTTATCTGGCTGCGGATGGCGCGCTGGACTTCGCTGGTGGTACGGTGGTTCACATCAACGCGGCGGTCGCTGGGTTGGTTGGTGCTTACCTGTTGGGCAAACGTGCTGGTTTTGGCAAAGAAGCCTTCAAACCGCATAACCTGCCGATGGTATTTATCGGTACAGCGATTCTGTACATCGGCTGGTTTGGCTTCAATGCCGGCTCCGCCGGTGCCGCGAATGGTATTGCTGCTCTGGCTTTCCTGAACACGGTTGTTGCTACTGCCGCTGCGATTCTGGCATGGGTTGGCGGTGAGTGGATGGTACGTGGTAAGCCATCTCTGCTGGGCGCGTGCTCTGGCTGTATCGCCGGTCTGGTGGCAATCACGCCAGCGGCGGGTACCGTTGGTGTGGGTGGCGCACTGATTATCGGTCTGGCTGGCGGCGTTGCAGGTCTGTGGGGCGTAACCGTACTGAAAAGATGGCTGCGTGTGGATGACCCGTGTGATGTGTTCGGTGTTCACGGCGTGTGTGGTATCGTTGGCTGTATCCTGACTGGCGTATTCTCTTCGGCTTCGCTGGGCGGTGTTGGCTATGCAGAAGGCGTGACGATGGCGCATCAGGTTTGGGTTCAGTTGTTCAGCGTCATTGTTTGTCTGGTGTGGTCCGGCGTAGTGGCATTCGTCGCCTTCAAAGTGGCGGATATGATTGTCGGCCTGCGTGTACCTGAAGATCAAGAGCGCGAAGGTCTGGACGTCAACAGCCATGGCGAGAGCGCTTACAACCAATAA